One Glycine soja cultivar W05 chromosome 2, ASM419377v2, whole genome shotgun sequence genomic region harbors:
- the LOC114380836 gene encoding esterase AGAP003155-like isoform X3, whose product MEDHESQRKVRILCLHGFRTSGEILKQLVLRWPEPVLQKLDLVFLDGPFPAQGRSDVEGIFDPPYFEWFQANEEFTEYTNFEECLAYIEDYMLKNGPFDGFLSFSQGAILAAALPGMQAQGVALGKVDKIKFLIEISGAKFGENRFGMPKLASNAFSKPIDCPSLHFIGEKDFMKAESIALLEAFQDPVVIHHPRGHTVPKLG is encoded by the exons ATGGAAGATCACGAAAGCCAGAGAAAAGTCAGAATCCTGTGCCTCCATGGATTCAGGACCAGTGGTGAAATCCTCAAGCAATTAGTCTTAAGATGGCCTGAACCTGTCTTGCAAAAGCTGGACCTTGTGTTCCTCGATGGCCCGTTTCCTGCACAGGGAAGATCTGATGTTGAAGGCATTTTTGACCCTCCTTATTTTGAATGGTTCCAAGCCAATGAG GAGTTCACTGAGTATACCAACTTTGAAGAATGTTTAGCATACATTGAAGATTACATGCTAAAAAATGGTCCTTTTGATGGTTTCCTTAGCTTCTCTCAG GGAGCAATTTTAGCGGCTGCATTGCCAGGAATGCAAGCGCAG GGTGTGGCACTTGGGAAGGTGGACAAGATCAAGTTCCTGATTGAGATATCAGGAGCCAAGTTTGGTGAAAACAGGTTTGGAATGCCTAAACTGGCTTCCAATGCATTTTCAAAACCAATTGATTGCCCGTCCCTTCACTTTATAG GAGAGAAGGATTTCATGAAGGCAGAGAGCATTGCTTTGTTGGAAGCATTCCAAGATCCTGTTGTGATTCACCACCCTAGAGGGCATACAGTCCCCAAACTTGGTTA A
- the LOC114380836 gene encoding esterase AGAP003155-like isoform X2, which translates to MEDHESQRKVRILCLHGFRTSGEILKQLVLRWPEPVLQKLDLVFLDGPFPAQGRSDVEGIFDPPYFEWFQANEEFTEYTNFEECLAYIEDYMLKNGPFDGFLSFSQGAILAAALPGMQAQVDKIKFLIEISGAKFGENRFGMPKLASNAFSKPIDCPSLHFIGEKDFMKAESIALLEAFQDPVVIHHPRGHTVPKLDDYSLEIMVNFIDTIQRMI; encoded by the exons ATGGAAGATCACGAAAGCCAGAGAAAAGTCAGAATCCTGTGCCTCCATGGATTCAGGACCAGTGGTGAAATCCTCAAGCAATTAGTCTTAAGATGGCCTGAACCTGTCTTGCAAAAGCTGGACCTTGTGTTCCTCGATGGCCCGTTTCCTGCACAGGGAAGATCTGATGTTGAAGGCATTTTTGACCCTCCTTATTTTGAATGGTTCCAAGCCAATGAG GAGTTCACTGAGTATACCAACTTTGAAGAATGTTTAGCATACATTGAAGATTACATGCTAAAAAATGGTCCTTTTGATGGTTTCCTTAGCTTCTCTCAG GGAGCAATTTTAGCGGCTGCATTGCCAGGAATGCAAGCGCAG GTGGACAAGATCAAGTTCCTGATTGAGATATCAGGAGCCAAGTTTGGTGAAAACAGGTTTGGAATGCCTAAACTGGCTTCCAATGCATTTTCAAAACCAATTGATTGCCCGTCCCTTCACTTTATAG GAGAGAAGGATTTCATGAAGGCAGAGAGCATTGCTTTGTTGGAAGCATTCCAAGATCCTGTTGTGATTCACCACCCTAGAGGGCATACAGTCCCCAAACTTG ATGATTATAGTCTTGAAATTATGGTCAATTTCATTGACACGATTCAGAGAATGATTTAG
- the LOC114380836 gene encoding esterase AGAP003155-like isoform X1, producing MEDHESQRKVRILCLHGFRTSGEILKQLVLRWPEPVLQKLDLVFLDGPFPAQGRSDVEGIFDPPYFEWFQANEEFTEYTNFEECLAYIEDYMLKNGPFDGFLSFSQGAILAAALPGMQAQGVALGKVDKIKFLIEISGAKFGENRFGMPKLASNAFSKPIDCPSLHFIGEKDFMKAESIALLEAFQDPVVIHHPRGHTVPKLDDYSLEIMVNFIDTIQRMI from the exons ATGGAAGATCACGAAAGCCAGAGAAAAGTCAGAATCCTGTGCCTCCATGGATTCAGGACCAGTGGTGAAATCCTCAAGCAATTAGTCTTAAGATGGCCTGAACCTGTCTTGCAAAAGCTGGACCTTGTGTTCCTCGATGGCCCGTTTCCTGCACAGGGAAGATCTGATGTTGAAGGCATTTTTGACCCTCCTTATTTTGAATGGTTCCAAGCCAATGAG GAGTTCACTGAGTATACCAACTTTGAAGAATGTTTAGCATACATTGAAGATTACATGCTAAAAAATGGTCCTTTTGATGGTTTCCTTAGCTTCTCTCAG GGAGCAATTTTAGCGGCTGCATTGCCAGGAATGCAAGCGCAG GGTGTGGCACTTGGGAAGGTGGACAAGATCAAGTTCCTGATTGAGATATCAGGAGCCAAGTTTGGTGAAAACAGGTTTGGAATGCCTAAACTGGCTTCCAATGCATTTTCAAAACCAATTGATTGCCCGTCCCTTCACTTTATAG GAGAGAAGGATTTCATGAAGGCAGAGAGCATTGCTTTGTTGGAAGCATTCCAAGATCCTGTTGTGATTCACCACCCTAGAGGGCATACAGTCCCCAAACTTG ATGATTATAGTCTTGAAATTATGGTCAATTTCATTGACACGATTCAGAGAATGATTTAG
- the LOC114380836 gene encoding esterase FUS5-like isoform X4, whose product MEDHESQRKVRILCLHGFRTSGEILKQLVLRWPEPVLQKLDLVFLDGPFPAQGRSDVEGIFDPPYFEWFQANEEFTEYTNFEECLAYIEDYMLKNGPFDGFLSFSQGAILAAALPGMQAQ is encoded by the exons ATGGAAGATCACGAAAGCCAGAGAAAAGTCAGAATCCTGTGCCTCCATGGATTCAGGACCAGTGGTGAAATCCTCAAGCAATTAGTCTTAAGATGGCCTGAACCTGTCTTGCAAAAGCTGGACCTTGTGTTCCTCGATGGCCCGTTTCCTGCACAGGGAAGATCTGATGTTGAAGGCATTTTTGACCCTCCTTATTTTGAATGGTTCCAAGCCAATGAG GAGTTCACTGAGTATACCAACTTTGAAGAATGTTTAGCATACATTGAAGATTACATGCTAAAAAATGGTCCTTTTGATGGTTTCCTTAGCTTCTCTCAG GGAGCAATTTTAGCGGCTGCATTGCCAGGAATGCAAGCGCAG TGA